The Chryseobacterium indicum genome includes a window with the following:
- a CDS encoding ankyrin repeat domain-containing protein: MKKIITATLLFGLSVFANGLFAQELSADQLKTFRTDNLESFQKAFSQEDFSKCYTVNGTKTDLLSLSVKENKKNVFNYLVSKTDVNKSCSDVTPLMNAAASGNMDAAKMLMKFGAKKEAKDSKGKTAKDYAVKNKQSAMAMVL; this comes from the coding sequence ATGAAAAAAATAATTACAGCAACTTTGCTATTCGGACTTTCTGTTTTTGCCAACGGATTATTTGCACAGGAATTATCAGCAGACCAGTTGAAAACCTTCCGCACCGATAATCTGGAAAGTTTCCAGAAAGCTTTCAGTCAGGAAGATTTTTCAAAATGCTATACCGTAAATGGTACAAAGACAGATCTACTTTCTCTGAGCGTAAAAGAAAACAAAAAAAATGTCTTCAATTATCTGGTGAGTAAAACTGACGTAAATAAATCCTGCAGCGATGTTACTCCTTTGATGAACGCAGCAGCTTCCGGAAACATGGATGCAGCAAAAATGCTGATGAAATTCGGGGCTAAAAAAGAGGCAAAAGACAGCAAAGGCAAAACGGCAAAAGACTACGCTGTTAAAAATAAACAGTCTGCAATGGCAATGGTTCTTTAA
- a CDS encoding S41 family peptidase yields MKKYFIVPFLLWGMTSFAQQKIENLDFETSENNSPALWKLMGNNSAKVFSDFNEKQQGKASAVIESEGTEGFRAIMYTLPNNYAGRKITLSGYLKTENVTDGFAGLWMRIDPEVAFNNMQNVGLKGTNDWKKYEITLNMSPENTQQIVIGALLSGKGKIWVDNLKVSIDGKDIDNAKIFEKKLTKVELDKEFDKGSTISNINLDQNNIENLKKLGLIWGYLKYYHPNVAEGNYNWDYELFRIYHKLENVSAEQRDQILTDWIKGLGKFQTVKNSEPKNVKIKPDLDWITSSGFSKELTELLLQLKDAKRPKVNYYVDFFPNVGNPDFSHENPYREMKYPDEGFRLLSLYRYWNMIQYYFPYKNLIEEDWKGVLKEFIPKFINAKDETEYNLASLELIGRIHDTHANIWGNSKSLEKYFGERYSPVQLTFAENKPVVEDFYDENLGTQTGLKKGDVITEINGENVDTIIKKSLKYLPASNYPTQLRDISRKLLRSNAETINLTILRDGKTEEKTIKTYAYSDIKIKKEPKEFFKMLDGNIAYVYMGSVNADLLPEVFEKIKNTKGLVIDFRSYPSDFVVFKMGKLLKPESSDFVKFTNTSNSQPGLFTFTPSLKTQGTGKKYYEGKIAILINETTQSSAEYHTMAFRTAPNAKVFGSTTAGADGNVSDIKLPGNISTMISGIGIYYPDGKETQRIGIVPDVEVKPTIDGIKNNKDEVLEKATKWINN; encoded by the coding sequence CAGCAGGGAAAGGCATCTGCAGTGATAGAATCTGAAGGTACAGAAGGCTTCAGAGCAATCATGTACACACTTCCCAACAATTATGCAGGAAGAAAAATTACGCTTTCCGGATATCTCAAAACAGAAAATGTAACGGATGGATTTGCAGGATTATGGATGAGAATTGATCCTGAAGTTGCTTTTAACAATATGCAAAACGTTGGTCTGAAAGGCACAAACGACTGGAAAAAGTACGAAATTACGCTTAATATGTCTCCCGAAAACACACAGCAAATCGTTATCGGTGCGTTACTTTCCGGAAAAGGAAAAATCTGGGTAGATAATCTGAAAGTTTCCATCGACGGAAAAGACATTGATAATGCTAAAATTTTCGAAAAAAAATTAACGAAGGTTGAGCTTGATAAAGAATTTGATAAAGGTTCTACAATTTCCAATATCAACCTCGATCAGAATAATATTGAAAATCTTAAAAAACTGGGGTTAATCTGGGGTTATCTGAAATATTATCATCCAAATGTTGCCGAGGGAAATTACAATTGGGATTACGAACTTTTCAGAATTTATCATAAGCTTGAAAATGTTTCTGCTGAACAGAGAGATCAGATCTTAACAGACTGGATCAAAGGTTTAGGCAAATTCCAGACAGTAAAAAATTCTGAGCCGAAAAATGTAAAAATTAAACCGGATCTCGACTGGATAACCAGTTCCGGCTTCTCTAAAGAACTTACAGAGCTGCTTTTACAATTAAAAGATGCTAAAAGACCAAAGGTAAATTATTACGTCGATTTCTTTCCGAATGTAGGAAATCCTGATTTCAGCCATGAAAATCCGTACAGAGAGATGAAATATCCCGATGAAGGATTCAGACTGCTTTCTCTCTACAGATACTGGAACATGATTCAGTATTATTTTCCTTACAAAAACCTCATCGAAGAAGACTGGAAAGGCGTGCTCAAAGAATTTATCCCAAAATTCATCAACGCTAAAGACGAAACGGAATACAATCTCGCTTCTCTGGAACTGATTGGAAGAATTCACGACACTCATGCCAACATTTGGGGAAACAGCAAATCGCTTGAAAAATATTTTGGCGAAAGGTATTCTCCGGTACAATTAACTTTTGCAGAAAATAAACCTGTGGTTGAAGATTTCTATGACGAAAATTTAGGAACACAGACCGGATTGAAAAAGGGAGATGTGATTACAGAAATTAACGGAGAAAATGTAGATACCATCATTAAAAAAAGTCTGAAATATCTTCCTGCTTCTAATTATCCTACTCAACTTCGGGACATTTCGAGAAAATTGTTGCGAAGCAATGCAGAAACCATCAATCTTACCATTTTAAGAGACGGAAAAACGGAAGAAAAAACCATCAAAACCTATGCTTATTCAGACATTAAAATAAAAAAAGAGCCGAAAGAGTTTTTTAAAATGCTCGATGGAAACATTGCTTATGTTTATATGGGAAGCGTAAATGCCGATCTTCTTCCTGAAGTTTTTGAAAAAATTAAAAACACAAAAGGTTTGGTTATCGATTTCAGAAGCTATCCTTCAGATTTTGTGGTTTTTAAAATGGGAAAATTATTAAAACCGGAATCCTCGGATTTCGTAAAATTCACGAATACAAGCAACAGTCAGCCGGGACTTTTCACTTTTACACCAAGTTTAAAAACTCAGGGAACCGGAAAAAAATATTATGAGGGCAAAATTGCCATATTAATTAATGAAACCACGCAAAGCAGTGCAGAATATCACACCATGGCTTTCAGAACCGCACCGAATGCAAAAGTTTTCGGTTCTACAACGGCAGGAGCCGATGGAAATGTTTCTGATATAAAACTCCCGGGAAATATTTCGACCATGATCAGCGGAATCGGCATTTATTATCCCGACGGAAAAGAAACCCAGAGAATAGGAATTGTTCCCGATGTGGAAGTAAAACCTACAATAGACGGAATTAAAAACAATAAGGACGAAGTTTTGGAAAAAGCAACGAAATGGATTAATAATTAG